In the genome of Phaeodactylum tricornutum CCAP 1055/1 chromosome 20, whole genome shotgun sequence, one region contains:
- a CDS encoding predicted protein: protein MAELFVTPSTLEVDYDKNLTELYQAITDQNWDRAVQVCKRHPVQAATWVVRHYEDEDNTENPEIMWRFLPLHSACARQPPASVIAALIRAYPDGPKCVDDQGMYALHYACGNQGARDVIRQLLVSFPEAAKIPDPRGMLPIHYLACWGPSSVSVVDMLLVANRAVATAKDMDGNTALNLAIEGDYPEKNGVVSALQKWLNNNPSDIESTVSRKSSVTKHKVSSSDERFTDGSQIKPSMKATRAFEPENQEYEIKQSKMTYSNKNAVSRTKARPNTERYSDEEKRDEGETPFVRSLGKAVPSPTKIDALSTNAHEEEIRKLKNDMQALKATIFEKELEWKDRNTETEEQWKAKYNALKLLSGEKEEEVETMKKELEKVRKELDESRGTTRNKDIDIEAGKQKLLQARDDLKGLRDTLGDLMEQHEGFKKKNHNMNDRLGSLSASLESMMEHQNMLTKSLKKRSDKRKATYEDRQARLKELMDLEKSLQEDDDQLDTSLNKQTREMEAIAAVIAAARE, encoded by the coding sequence ATGGCAGAACTTTTTGTGACTCCTTCTACATTAGAAGTAGACTATGACAAGAACTTGACGGAGCTCTATCAGGCTATTACCGATCAGAATTGGGACCGTGCAGTGCAAGTTTGCAAACGCCATCCCGTCCAGGCGGCAACTTGGGTTGTTCGCCACTACGAAGATGAAGACAATACAGAAAACCCTGAGATTATGTGGCGGTTCTTGCCTTTGCATTCGGCTTGTGCAAGGCAACCACCGGCGTCGGTCATTGCCGCGTTGATACGTGCCTACCCAGACGGCCCTAAATGTGTTGACGACCAAGGCATGTACGCCTTGCATTACGCATGTGGGAATCAAGGCGCTCGGGATGTCATTcgccaattgcttgtaagCTTTCCCGAAGCTGCGAAAATTCCGGACCCGCGAGGTATGCTGCCGATTCACTACCTGGCTTGCTGGGGACCCAGTTCTGTTTCGGTGGTCGATATGTTGTTGGTGGCGAACCGTGCCGTGGCAACAGCGAAAGATATGGACGGTAACACAGCACTGAACTTAGCTATCGAGGGCGACTATCCGGAGAAGAACGGTGTCGTGTCAGCTTTACAGAAGTGGTTGAACAACAATCCAAGCGACATTGAAAGTACAGTTAGCAGAAAGAGCTCCGTTACGAAGCATAAGGTATCTTCTTCTGATGAAAGATTCACAGATGGTTCTCAGATTAAGCCATCGATGAAAGCGACACGAGCTTTTGAACCTGAGAATCAAGAATATGAAATTAAGCAATCCAAGATGACGTACTCTAACAAGAACGCTGTTTCTAGAACCAAGGCTCGCCCTAATACTGAACGCTattcggacgaagaaaagcgCGACGAAGGCGAGACTCCTTTTGTGCGATCGCTAGGTAAGGCTGTACCGTCTCCTACCAAGATAGACGCTCTCTCCACGAATGCacatgaagaagaaatccgAAAGCTCAAAAATGATATGCAAGCCCTCAAAGCCACgatttttgaaaaggaacTCGAATGGAAGGATCGGAACACCGAGACCGAAGAACAATGGAAGGCCAAATATAACGCACTGAAATTATTATCCggcgaaaaagaagaggaggTTGAGACCATGAAAAAAGAGCTTGAAAAAGTCCGAAAAGAGCTCGACGAATCCAGAGGGACGACAAGGAACAAGGATATTGATATCGAAGCAGGAAAGCAAAAACTCCTCCAAGCCAGGGATGATCTCAAAGGCCTTCGAGACACGCTGGGCGATCTCATGGAGCAACACGAAGGgttcaaaaagaaaaatcacAACATGAATGACCGCCTTGGATCGCTCTCGGCTTCGTTGGAGTCGATGATGGAACACCAAAACATGCTTACTAAGAGTCTAAAAAAGCGAAGTGACAAACGCAAAGCAACATACGAAGACCGACAAGCGCGACTTAAGGAATTGatggatttggaaaagtctttgcaagaagacgatgatcaACTGGACACATCCCTGAACAAACAAACCCGGGAAATGGAGGCTATTGCGGCCGTCATTGCTGCGGCACGAGAGTAG